The segment CGTTCACGCGCTTGAAGTGGTCCACGTCGACCAGCACCAGCGACAGCGGGCGCCCGTAGCGGCGCGCGACGTTGAGCTCGGACTCGAGTCTCTGGTCGAGATAGCGCCGGTTCCACAGGCCCGTGAGCCCGTCGAGGTGTGACTGCTGCTCGAGGATGTCCTGCAGGCGCTTGGCGCGCAGGGCGGCGCGCACGCGCGCGCGCAGCTCGACCTGGTCGAAGGGCTTGGTCACGTAGTCGACCGCGCCCAGGTCCAGCCCGCGCACCTTCGACTCGGTGTCGGCGGTGCCGGTCAGGAAGATCACGGGAATGCCGCGCGTCGCGGGGTGCTCCTTGAGCCGGCGGCACACCTCGAAGCCGTCGACGTTCGGCAGCCCGATGTCGAGCAGGATCAGGTCGGGCTGGTCCGCGACCGCGCGCTCGATGCCGCGCTCGCCGTCGACCTCGCCGATCACCTCGAGGCCCTCGGGCCGCAGGCGCGCGATGACGAGCTTGTGGATCGACTCACTGTCGTCGATCACGAGCACGCGATTCGGGTTCGGGACTTCCGGATTCACGGCGCCCCCGGAACCACGACCGCGCGCAGCGTGGCGCACAGCGCCGCGGCGCGGTCCTTCACCACGGCGTCGTCGGCGCCCTGCTTCAGCGCGGACTCGAGCGACGCCGCGAGCTCGGTGATGGTCGGAAAGCCGTAGCCGCCGCCCGCACCCTTGAGCTGGTGCGCGAGTGTCTGCAGGTCGCGCAGCTCTCCGGCCGCCAGGTGCGACTCGAGCTTGGCCACGCGCGCGGGCAGCTCCGCAGCGAACTCACGCACGATCTCGAGCATGTCGGGATCGTCTTCGTAGGTGCTGCGGATCGGTCCCATCTGCACTTGCCTCATGAACGCGCTCCGTCTGAGCGCTTGGCCTTCCTACATCGGCGGGGCGCAACTGTGGGTTGATGGCTCGGCTATCATGCGCGGATGCGCTCCAACGAAATCTTTTCGCAGATGACTCCCGACGCCGCGCTCGCCTTCCTGGACGAGGTCCACCGCGATGCGCCGCGCGTCGAGGAGATCGCGCTCTCCGCCGCCGCCAGCGCCTTCCGGCTGCGGCCCGTGTTCCTGCGCCGCCAGCCGCGCAAGCGCCAGTCCGAGTGGATGCGACAGGCGCTGTCGCGCAATGCCTTTGCCGCCGTGGCGGAGGAGGTGCTGGCGGAGTACTTCCTCGAGTATCATGCCGAGCTCTTGGGCGAGCTGCTCGACGCGTTGGGGCTCGAGCACGAGAAGGGCGTGCTCAAGGGCGACGGCCCGCCCGTCTGTCCCGACAAGACCAAGCTCGAGGCCGCGGTCGCCGGCTTCCGCAAAGGCGAGAACGCGCCGCGCCGCGAGTTACTGCTGCGCGCGTTCGCGGCGCAGAGTGCGGTAGATTGGCCCGAATTGGAGGCATTGTTGTAGCCATGGATCTGGGGCTGGCCGGCAAGGGCATCGTCGTCACGGGTGGCAGCAAGGGCATCGGGCGCGCGGCGGCGCTGCAGTTCGCCGACGAGGGCGCGCACGTCGCGATCTGCGCGCGCGGCGCGCCAGCGCTCGAGAAGACCGCGGGCGAGCTGCGCGCGAAGGGCGTGAAGGTGTTCGCGCACGCGGCGGACGTGTCGCGCGCCGCCGAGCTCGACGCGTTTCTCGAAGCCGCGCGCGGCGCGCTCGGGCGCATCGACGTGCTGGTCAACAACACCTCGGGCTTCGGCACGAGCGACGACGAGAACGGCTGGAAGACCTCGTTCGACGTCGACGTCATGGCCAGCGTGCGCGCCTGCTGGAAGGTGGTGCCGTGGATGACCGAGCAGGGCGGCGGCGTCATTCTGCACATCTCGTCGACCTCGGCGCTCGAGGCCGGCAGCCCGCCCGCCTATGCGGCGGCCAAGGCGGCCCTGATCAGTCACTCGAAGACGCTCGCGATCGCGCTCGCGCCCAAGAAGATCCGCGTGAACGTGATCGCCCCCGGCTCGATCGAGTTCCCGGGCGGCGTCTGGGAGACGATCAAGCGCGTGAACCGCGCCTTCTACGACTCGATCCAGGCCTCGATCCCCTGGAACCGGCTCGGCAGCGCCGAGGAAGTCGCGAACGCGATCGTGTTCGCCGCCTCACCGCGCGCAAGCTGGGTCACCGGCGCCTGCATCCCCGTCGACGGCGGACAGCACAAGGGGAACCTGTAAGAGGCCGAGCGAAGGCCGCCCTGAGCGAGGCCCGCAAGCGCCGGAGCATGGGTAGGGTGCCCATGCGATCACCGGTCAGTCGCGCGCAGTGAGCCGCAGGCGAACGAAGTCAGTCAGACTTAATCGTTGTCCTCTTCGTCGCCCATGCGGCGTTCCATCGCGCCGTTGAGCTCGTTCTGGACCTTGGCGCCGATCTTCTTCGGGATCGGCTCGGCCGGTTGCGCGGGCGTCCGGAAGCCGGCGAAGAGCCCGCCGAACGCGCCGTCGGTGCCCTTGGTCAGGATCTCCGCGCCGGCCCACACGGCGAGCACGAGCAGCACGAGTCCAAGGATCTTGGCGACCATCCTGGTCTCCTCTCTTCCCGTGTATCGACCCCTGCGAATTGCCCCTTTCGGGCCCGTGGAGTAAAACGGGCTCCCCGACCAGACCCGAGGAGGAGCCGTGCGCTTCTACGAGTACGAGTCCAAGCAGCTCCTGGCGCGCCACGGCATCGC is part of the Myxococcota bacterium genome and harbors:
- a CDS encoding diguanylate cyclase; the protein is MNPEVPNPNRVLVIDDSESIHKLVIARLRPEGLEVIGEVDGERGIERAVADQPDLILLDIGLPNVDGFEVCRRLKEHPATRGIPVIFLTGTADTESKVRGLDLGAVDYVTKPFDQVELRARVRAALRAKRLQDILEQQSHLDGLTGLWNRRYLDQRLESELNVARRYGRPLSLVLVDVDHFKRVNDDYGHLFGDIVLQGIAEGLRAYARRSDIVARYGGEEFAILLTDTNLRSAMYVSERLRSSAESRHFEARTEVVSVTASFGVACTEDLAAELTPEALLKASDLALYASKDAGRNCVHLYRSGELLLATGNPLALGSDGGEGH
- a CDS encoding Hpt domain-containing protein, which encodes MRQVQMGPIRSTYEDDPDMLEIVREFAAELPARVAKLESHLAAGELRDLQTLAHQLKGAGGGYGFPTITELAASLESALKQGADDAVVKDRAAALCATLRAVVVPGAP
- a CDS encoding SDR family oxidoreductase, with the translated sequence MDLGLAGKGIVVTGGSKGIGRAAALQFADEGAHVAICARGAPALEKTAGELRAKGVKVFAHAADVSRAAELDAFLEAARGALGRIDVLVNNTSGFGTSDDENGWKTSFDVDVMASVRACWKVVPWMTEQGGGVILHISSTSALEAGSPPAYAAAKAALISHSKTLAIALAPKKIRVNVIAPGSIEFPGGVWETIKRVNRAFYDSIQASIPWNRLGSAEEVANAIVFAASPRASWVTGACIPVDGGQHKGNL